The Falco naumanni isolate bFalNau1 chromosome 1, bFalNau1.pat, whole genome shotgun sequence genome window below encodes:
- the PITPNA gene encoding phosphatidylinositol transfer protein alpha isoform has translation MVLIKEYRVILPVSVEEYQVGQLYSVAEASKNETGGGEGVEVLVNEPYERDGERGQYTHKIYHLQSKVPTFVRMLAPEGALNIHEKAWNAYPYCRTVITNEYMKDDFLIKIETWHKSDLGTQENVHKLEPDVWKNVEAIYIDIADRSQVLPKDYKAEEDPAKFKSVKTGRGPLGPNWKKELGKQTDCPYMCAYKLVTVKFKWWGLQNKVENFIQKQEKRLFTNFHRQLFCWLDKWVDLTMEDIRRMEDETKRQLDEMREKDPVKGMSAADD, from the exons CCGTGTTATCCTGCCTGTGTCTGTGGAGGAG TATCAAGTGGGACAGCTGTATTCTGTGGCAGAAGCcagtaaaaatgaaactggtggaggggaaggagtgGAGGTCCTGGTGAACGAACCTTACGAAAGAGATGGAGAGCGTGGACAGTACACACACAAGATCTACCACTTACAGAG CAAAGTGCCAACATTTGTGAGAATGCTGGCCCCTGAAGGAGCTCTGAATATACACGAAAAAGCATGGAATGCTTATCCCTACTGCAGAACTG TTATTACA AATGAGTATATGAAGGATGACTTCCTGATCAAAATTGAAACCTGGCATAAATCAGATCTTGGAACACAAGAGAAT GTTCATAAACTGGAGCCAGATGTATGGAAGAATGTAGAAGCTATTTATATAGACATTGCTGATCGGAGTCAAGTACTTCCCAAG GATTACAAAGCAGAAGAAGACCCAGCAAAATTTAAATCTGTCAAGACTGGACGTGGACCTCTGGGTCCCAATTGGAAG aaggagctggggaagcagaCAGATTGCCCATACATGTGTGCTTACAAACTGGTAACAGTCAAGTTCAAGTGGTGGGGTCTGCAAAATAAGGTTGAGAACTTTATACAGAAG CAAGAAAAGCGTCTCTTCACAAACTTCCATCGGCAGCTCTTTTGCTGGCTTGATAAGTGGGTTGATCTGACTATGGAGGACATTCGTAGGATGGAGGACGAGACCAAGAGACAGCTGGATGAG ATGAGAGAAAAAGATCCAGTGAAAGGAATGTCAGCTGCAGATGACTAA